The Mytilus edulis chromosome 12, xbMytEdul2.2, whole genome shotgun sequence genome contains a region encoding:
- the LOC139498712 gene encoding uncharacterized protein produces the protein MLKYTLAGEDGTFSPSHRQDKTDSFMKEALESHNPKGKTKLLMKKRARQKRHEYSLFPPIAQSQMRKDTQTSFNTHHDDNNDVGFVNGQTISRLNDVTTPYVLHSNYSHKVENISPVPNINAAKELTRISQLSNGNIVEVQRITKDNSFLSENKHATSPYIERTDRKAKTDRRQNSRNKNLNLQQSYESDRNPNLLLNTNKIGLVERLDRNRYREIKKPKGDENFSIRKKIEQFRKWHEQEMINHKIEKLHKEIDDQYDADKKKANKPLINVDELPTVFSPKHSSTHGKKPSLEEKGRNKSLHEDMIQDDSGRTEIERSPSEQTWRTWRDVNDSYAYTDVKKYIRDNELMGNEKEDWIKKWVIEVNSAMESDSIEGSVT, from the coding sequence ATGTTAAAATACACCCTAGCGGGCGAGGACGGAACATTTTCGCCTTCACATCGACAGGATAAAACTGACTCATTCATGAAGGAGGCACTAGAAAGTCATAATCCGAAAGGAAAGACAAAATTATTGATGAAAAAACGTGCAAGACAGAAAAGACATGAATATTCACTTTTCCCGCCAATTGCTCAATCGCAGATGCGAAAAGACACTCAGACAAGCTTCAACACCCACCACGATGATAACAACGATGTGGGCTTTGTTAATGGACAAACCATCAGCCGTCTTAATGACGTCACGACGCCGTATGTTTTGCACAGTAATTATAGCCATAAGGTTGAAAACATATCACCTGTGCCAAATATTAATGCTGCTAAAGAGTTAACTCGTATTTCTCAACTGTCAAACGGCAATATTGTAGAAGTGCAAAGGATAACGAAGGACAATTCATTTTTGTCCGAAAATAAACATGCAACTTCACCTTATATTGAGAGAACGGACAGGAAAGCAAAAACTGACAGACGACAAAATAgtagaaataaaaatttaaatcttcaACAAAGTTACGAAAGTGATAGAAATCCTAACCTTTTACTAAATACTAATAAAATTGGATTAGTAGAGCGACTCGACAGGAATAGATATAGAGAAATTAAAAAACCGAAAGGAGATGAAAATTTTTCCATTCGGAAGAAAATTGAACAGTTTCGGAAGTGGCATGAACAAGAAATGATCAATCATAAGATTGAGAAACTTCACAAGGAGATCGATGATCAGTATGACGCGGATaagaaaaaagcaaacaaaccGCTTATTAATGTCGATGAACTGCCTACGGTATTTAGTCCGAAACATAGTAGTACACACGGTAAAAAACCGAGCTTAGAAGAAAAGGGACGTAATAAAAGTTTGCATGAGGATATGATTCAGGATGACTCTGGCAGAACGGAAATAGAAAGATCTCCATCCGAACAAACATGGCGGACATGGCGGGATGTGAACGATTCATATGCATATACGGATGTGAAAAAATATATTCGGGACAATGAACTTATGGGAAATGAGAAAGAGGATTGGATTAAAAAATGGGTTATAGAAGTTAATTCGGCGATGGAGTCAGATTCTATAGAAGGGAGTGTTACATAG
- the LOC139497665 gene encoding M-phase inducer phosphatase 1-A-like: protein MWSADFSTLTISGGSSCLDQESASILKAKYNNAENTGLKRKSTSSPLKECKKRRKDSKHSRSLKRYLSFGDTPLESDDNLLSEETYIADGSRPYCLPTVAGQHRDLKSITADTMKDLLNGKYNGGINSYRVIDCRYPYEFNGGHIKNAENCYLEEHIDELLLQTLQRGNTTDEIIIFHCEFSSKRGPKLCRYLRSKDRQMHGRDYPQLHFPEIYLLEGGYKCFYQTHKHFCEPIDYVPMLHDEYKEDVRHFRSKTSTLKRNCSHVKKMEHCIVSQKLVFSMC, encoded by the exons atgtggTCGGCCGATTTTAGTACTCTTACGATAAGCGGAGGATCTAGTTGTCTAGATCAAGAAAGTGCCAGCATTTTAAAG GCAAAATATAACAATGCTGAAAATACGGGATTAAAACGCAAGTCGACGTCAAGTCCATTAAAAGAATGCAAGAAGAGACGAAAGGATTCGAAACATAGCAGATCATTAAAAAGATACTTGTCTTTTGGA GATACACCATTAGAGTCAGATGACAACTTACTGTCTGAAGAAACGTATATAGCGGATGGAAGTCGTCCTTATTGTCTTCCGACTGTTGCTGGTCAACACAGAGATTTGAAATCTATTACAGCTGATACA ATGAAAGACTTATTGAATGGTAAATACAATGGTGGCATCAATTCTTATAGAGTCATTGATTGTAGATACCCATACGAGTTTAATGGTGGACACATTAAG AATGCAGAAAATTGTTACCTCGAGGAGCATATAGATGAGCTGCTCTTACAAACACTGCAAAGAGGAAATACAActgatgaaataattatttttcactGCGAGTTCTCCTCCAAAAGAGGACCAAAATT GTGCAGATATTTGAGAAGCAAAGATCGACAAATGCATGGTAGAGATTATCCCCAGCTGCATTTCCCTGAGATATACCTTCTTGAAGGAGGATACAAATGTTTCTATCAGACTCACAAG CATTTCTGTGAACCCATCGACTATGTTCCGATGTTGCACGACGAGTATAAAGAAGACGTACGCCATTTTCGATCCAAGACATCAACCCTTAAAAGGAACTGCTCACATGTAAAGAAGATGGAACATTGCATTGTTTCGCAAAAACTCGTATTTTCTATGTGCTGA